The nucleotide sequence gtaagttgactgagaacacgttctcatttacagcaacgacctggagaatagttacaggggagagggggatgaatgagccaattgtaaacgggattattaggtgaccgtgatggtttgagggccagattgggaatttagccaggacaccggggttaataCCCCTACACTCACGATAAGTGCCaggggatctttaatgacctcagagagtcaggacacccgtttaaactcccatccgaaagacggcaccctacacagggcagtgtccccaatcactgccctggggcattgggatattttttatttatttttaaaccagaggaaagagtgcctcctactggccctccaacacctcATTGTGCAGTAAGGCTCAGAATGTTGCATTTTTTTTACATTCTCCAAATACGTCCTTTTAGTAGTGCTGAGTCCTTTATGAGTTTGGTtcgattattttttttaaatcttgtaAACATTAAATGCATTATGTGGGTTTAATGATATAACaatacagaataaaacaattaataaaagtcccatgatggtagtgactgcccattactgcttatcacttattagcCATAATTTATTCATATtactttactttaataaaatgtgttgtgtatatatatatttttatgtctTTATTTCATTCTTAGTCATCTTATCTATAAAGAGTGAGCTGATTTCTATGACGAAATACTAAAATTGTGGTTTGTCAGACAGCAAAGTAAATAAgacatacttttatgactgctgattaccaactatcaatcacttagatcatgtccTTTCAGGTAGAGTCCTCGCAAACCAACTGCTTTCTATCCCTCGCATATCGCATATTCTTCTGTCTCTTTTACGTAGCAGGCGTAAAAGGAACAGACTGGACAAGTAGGTgcacaatggattatggtcattgtagttaattactaCATTTTCTACGCTACTCTATCGATTATTGgtctgttggaaactacaacatCGCACAATTCGGGAATTCAAATAACTGAAGCATTGAAAATAACACATTTCAGTTATTCGCTCAGCACTATCTTTTAGAAATGGAAAAtctctcagtatagtgatgcaggtcttcagatgttgtacacatgaaattTGTCATTCCAAACTTTATTCCATTTTGTTGCTACATGAGTGATACCTCTCCATCCATTCTAGAAGCAGGCTGTACAGAGAGTGGAACAGCTGGATAGGGGAAACAGCTGGTATCGCACAAAATGAAGTATTACGTTACCGGTAAAGTTCGCAATGACAATTCCATATGTACAAAATCTAAAGACCTGATTCACTGTACTGAGAGCCTTTCAGATTTATAAAAGGACATATTTGGATGTTTTTGGAGCAGTTTTTTCCTGAGTCTCCGTACTGCACAATGAGGACGTGAACCGCTGGTTGGGGTAAGTTTATAAAAAACATGACATTTACATAAAGAAATTGAGATCTGGTTGTAAAAAAAGCTAAGTTGAAGTTGTTTTATTAGTCGTACTGTATGTACGGGATACGCATGGTATACATCGTCCAACAAAATGCTTATTTGctggttccttctcgacaatgcaacaacaataatacATAGTAAAGAATagaatatgaacataaagtaaatggcagtagaatagaatacatgtTTGAGTATAAGTAAACGTAGCAAAAAAAgaatcctctcactgtcaactgtgcttattttcagcaaacttaacgtgtaaatatttgtgtgaacataacaagattcaacaactgagacaaactgaacaagttccacatacatgtgactaacagaaatggaataatgtgtccatgaacaaagggaggtcaaaatcaaaagtagcaGTCGGTATCGGGTGTGGCCACCAggtgcattaagtactgcagtgtatctcctcctcatgtactgcaccagatttgccagttcttgctgtgagatgttaccccactcttccaccaaggcacctacaAATTCCCtggcatttctggggggaatggccctcaccctccaatccaacaggtcccagatgtgctcattgggattgagatccgggatcTTCGCTGGCCACGgcaaaacactgacattcctgtcttgcaggaaatcatgcacagaacgagcagtattgctggtggcattgtcatgctggagggtcatatcaggatgagcctgcaggaagggtatcacatgagggaggaggatgtcttccctgtaacgcacagcgttgagattgcctgcaatgaaaacaagctcagtccgatgatgctgtgacacaccgccccagaccatgacggaccctccacctcatcgatcccgctccagagtacaggcctcggtgtaacgttcattccctcgacgataaacgcgaatctgaccatcacccctggtgagacaaccaCGActagtcagtgaagagcactttttgccagtcctgtctggtccagcgacagtgggtttgtgcccataggcgacgttgttgccggtgaggacctgccttacaacaggcctacaagccctcagtcaagCCTATTGCGgatagtctgagcactgatggagggattgtgtgttcctagTGTTATAACCTTGCAGCATACCTAAAGCACATTCACACAGACGAGCAGGGACACTGGGCATCTTtactttggtgtttttcagagtcagtagaaaggcatttttagtgtcctaagttttcataactgtgaccttaattgcctacagtctgtaaactgttagtgtcttaacatccgttccacaggtacatgttcattaattgtttatggttcgttgaacaagcatgggaaacagtgtttaaaccctttacagtgaagatttgtgaagttatttggatttttactaaatatttttgaaagacagggtcctgaaaaggtgacgtttctttttttgctgagtttataatacaggaaggcacaatttatagtacAATTTTACATCTGTTTTGGGGAAGGAGTGTATAAATTGAGCAGTATTATAAGAATCTGGTAGCAGCAGTACTGATGTGTgaggagaatcagagcaggtggtctcGTTTAAGTCAGCTTTAAACAGAAAATGTTGTTAAAATGGAGATGAGGATGGGATGCTAAGAGTACCTCTGATACTTCACTGAGGAAAACTGAAATGGTTTCCTATTCCTATCTCCAggtcctgtccttctgtctgacGGTCTTGAGCCGCAGGTTTGAGTTCCAGGCAGATGCCTTTGCGCGGGGCATGGGCCGAGCCTCAGAGCTCTACTCCGCCCTCATCAAGCTCAACAAAGACAACCTGGGCTTCCCTGTGGCCGACTGGCTCTTCTCCATGTGGCACtactcccaccctcccctcctggAGCGCCTACGGGCCCTGGGAGGCACCAAGCAGGACTGACGGGCCCTGAAGGGAGAGCCACGTCTGCTGCCTCCCCAAGGGCCTCCGCAAGCCACTTCTGGCCCTCTGATGTCCTCCCCATCTCTTTTGCTGTTGCCCTGTTTTTGTTATCCTTTATCCTCACCAGTAGGTTCCTTTTTTCAATTTCGAACTTGCACAATACCAAAATGTTTTGATGAGATGACGAAGATATCTCATCTATGCTTATTTTAGGCAAACATGAAGATACAGATGTCATAAACACAAAACCATTGTGGGCATAAATAATTGCCTTAATGTTATTTTAAGCATTTGCCACTAGTACAGGTCACATTTATCAAGGATTGCTCATTATATTTCAGCAAGGTTTTTATTTCTTACTCAGTTTTATTTACTTCCCTAAGAATTTGTCGTTCCAAATGTTTTCTCATTAAACCTCAAATTGTATTGTAACGGTCCCGGTCCAATCCATTTTTAGAGGGGTTTGAAAAAGAAACTGCTCCCAGAATTATCAAGTGTCAATAGGATGTATTGCTTGTACAAAGAATGGGCCATCAATTAATTAATAGTATAAACTGCTGCCTAGGCTGGTCGACTGGCTCAATCTACAACTGTTATATATAGTTTGAGTGCCTGTGACTTCCCAGGGATCTGTGACTTGTGATAGTTTTTAATTAAAGTTTTGGCCAGTGACAACATAGGAATTCACTATTTAGGTTACATTTCTTCGCATTTGTTTTTGACACGATTTCATTTTTTTATGCACTTGTTTGTTAACAATGGTCTGACCATACTGTACTTGTAAATAATTGATTAGCGATTAGCTTTGCAAAAAGAGAAAAGTGTACGCAAACTTTTGGCCTATTTGAATGTGGTTTGGAATCTTCTGTTAATGTTTTATTGTTTAGTTCTCTACTTCTGGTGCCTATGTGCGAGGTTTGATTGTGAACCCAGTTTTGACTGACAAAGGCTGGGGGACTGGGGTGGCTATAAGTCACCTCACATCACAAAACTCAAGTGTTTGGTTTGATATAGGACATACAGTACTTTTCTTGCAGTATTGTGAATAAAGTCCCTCACAGCAGCTGTCCTATTTGTCTCACCTTTGCTCTGGTAATGGTAGTGAGTCATGCACTTTGGATTTGAGGGCAGcttcatccatatcaggtgaaccatTTTAGAAATTACGGAAGCATTGGGACCAATTCActtgtattaaagtagtaaaaagttatttgatcccatattcatagcacacaatgactatatcaagcttgtgactacaaatttgttggatgcCTTTgctgtttcagattattttgtgcccaatagacattaatggtaaataatgtattgtcattGTGGAGTCATTTTTATTGTACCTACATGCTAGGCAGTGTCAAGCAATTTTCTGGGGCCTTTCGCAAAAACAGACAGGGACTGTTCTCCATGCTCTCATCTGGCAGGCGACCCTGGTGCATCAAGGTTTAGCAAACAGACTTCTTAACAGCTTATATCCCCTGACCATAAGACATGTCTAACAGCTACTGCTCTCCCTTTCCTACACACTATCCACACAGACTCGAGGCCCCATCCATAGGTCTCTGACTACACAGACACAACCTACGTTGTTGCTAAAATGATTATTGATTACTCCATTACACTGCTGTCCATTGATTGTCATTACCATTACTATCTATTTATccactattactcctgtttacaagtatacacagtgtacaaagcattaagaacacctgctctttccatgacaggttgaccaggtgaatccaggagaaagctatgatcccgtatggatgtcacttgttaaatccacttcaatcagtgtagatgaaggggaggaaacggGTTAAAGAAATATTTTTAtgatttgagacatggattgtttgtgtgccattcaccagagggtgaatgggcaagacacaaaCTAAGTGGTAGTAGGTAGGTGCCCGGTGCACCAGTTTATGTAAAGAACTGGAACACTGCTGGGTtattcatgctcaacagtttcccgtgtttatcaagaatggtccatcacccaaaggacatccagccaacttgacacaactgtgggaagcatccctgtggagcgctttcgacaccttgtagattcCATGCCCTGCCGAATTGAGGCtaagtatttatatattcctgctaccaatcacttttcagccctgtttacatgtacattctACTACCAGtcacttaaaaaatatataaacctACCTCAATCTTTTCAGTATCCCttcaccacaggaggttggtggcaccataATTCgggaggatgggcttgtggtaatgactagAACGGAGTCAGTGGAAGGGTGTCAAATATGTTTTCAATGTATTTAAATGCCATTCAATTTGCTCTgatccagccattattatgagccatcctcccctcagtagcctccaCTGCCCTGCACATTAAATAAGGTACTGTCACTGACATGTATATATGTCCGTTCTAGTGTTAACTCACATTGTAGTTATTGTGTGTTcattttatttacatttgttATTCTATTTTCTATTATTATCACTGCATTGTTAGGAAAGAGCTCCTATGGTAAGAATTTTCCTGTACTGTTTTAGACCTGTTGCATCCTGTGCAACAACTTGGACATTTTAGAATACAAAAGGTAATATCTTATTGTAAATGTCAAGTAGTTGTTGTGTAGGTCTACTGTGTATTTGACAACATGCATATATGGCAAACAAATCTATAATTTAGCAGAAGTGCTCACAGGCTGGAGTAGACCAATGCAATAAACAAATGGCAACGCCACTACGTAGTGCGCAGCGCATGCACATCAAACTGGGTTTCACGCTGTCCGCTATATGAGGCCGTACCATTACAAATAGGGGTGGACATATTTCCAAGTGACATTTTGATTGTTTAAGACTGATAGCCATTTATTTAAACGTGTTTAATGAAAAAAATCCACACCTTTTTACGGATGGTACTATTGAGCTGGATCTAACTGATCCTTAATCGAAAAATAATAAAGACTCAGCTCATCCGTTTCCACACCCATTTTAGACAATGGTGAGGACCTGTTTGGTTTATTTTGGTAGACAAGGGCAAATGGTCAAATGATAGTTGTTTTGGTGCGAAATGGCAAGGTTTTTGAGACCCGACGTTAGGAGTCTACTCACCACACAGCTAAGGATGACATCTAACCAGGTAAAAACGCACGACATATGATAAGACCACGTTTTGCTTTTCGCTGCTAATACAGTCTAAAGTTCAAGTGACAAGTGGTATTCAATTGTCAGGTGATTTGACTATGGCATTGGACAATTTTTTTAATGTTATTTTTGTTACCTACTCAGTCAGTTAATGTTTCACAGATATTTGGAACTTTCATCTAGATTCTGGTGCAACATTGTAGCAAACGACAGCATTCTATGAAGCGAAATAGTTTTGTAAGCAGTTCAATGTGTGCAGTTAGTTGAAAGCcaagtataaaaaataaaaatatacaccTCCGGTCTGACGACTTCATAGAATTTGGTTGAATTCGTCCATCCTATGAATCGTTATTGAAACAAGTCTCTGGTGCTGTCAGCTGTTGCTGATGGTCAGAGGTATTTTTTAAATTAAGGCATTGTTGACGTTCTCATGTCAACTCCGTACAATAGGTATTTTAAGTAAACATTAAAGGAAGGCGTTTTACATTGGGGCATGAAAATCAATGTGTGAGGCCATATGGCCTAACATTTTGCAATGtattgatatattatattagtgtTCCACATGCAAAAAGATTCCCATTTCAATCTTTGCTTTAGCTAATTCAGCTGCATGTCACATGACACCAATTAGTACTAACAACCATTTACTTTTATACAGCATATACTGATAACAGCCTTTACCATTGTACAACGAAAGCTTTATGCAATTTGAAGGTCATTTTTTTCGGTAATGAAATTTGTGAATTACACAACACACCAATGTCATACATGTTCCTTTAGTAGAAGTAACTTGTTATTATGTTTACTTAATAATTTATCGTTCCTCATGTACCAGCTGGGTGAGTTGGGCAAAGGTGCAGGGAAAGGAGGGGGTGGCGGAGGATCtgtcagagaggcaggaggagccTTTGGAAAGAAACAGGCCGCAGAGGAGGAAATGTACTTCAGGTGAGTTGGGGCTTATACAGTACattgacaaaagtatgtggacacctgcttgtcgaacatctcatgccaaaatcatgggcattagtatggagttggtccccccccccctttgctgctataacagcctccactcttctgggaaggctttccactagatcagGGCTGCCCAACTGTCTTTCTGGAGATCTACAGTCCTGTGaattttcagtccaaccctaatttactACTAATTAGCTGCACAACAAGATCTTAACGAGCTGAATCAGATATGTTGGATTGAAAACCTATAGGACAGTATATCTCCAATTGGGCAGCCctgcactagatgttggaacattgctgcgtggacttgcttccattcagccacgagcattagtgaggttggaccATTGGGCCTGGcgcagttggtgttccaattcatcccaaatgtgtttgaaGGGATTGAGgtgagggctctgtgcaggccaatcaagttcttccacaccgatctcgtcAAACCATTTCTCTATtgatctcgctttgtgcacaggggcattgtcatgctgaaacaggaaagggccttccccaaactgttgccacaaagttggaagcacagaatcgtctgtCATTGTATGCCGTAGCATAaacatttcccttcacttgaactaagggtctaccccgaaccatgaaaaacagccccagaccattattcattcTCCGCCAtactttacatttggcactatgcaaTTGGGCATgtagcgttcttctggcatccgccaaacccagatttgccaGTCGAagtgccagatggtgaagtgttaTTCATCACTCCAGCCAACTCTTGGCATTGCACCTGGtgaccttaggcttgtgtgcggcccCTCGGCCAagggaaacccatttcattaagctcctgacaaacagttgtTGTGCAAACGTTGCTTCCGGAGGCAGTTTGGAAATCGGtcgtgagtgttgtaaccgaggacaggtTGATTTTTACATGCTCGCCAGTCCCGTTTGAacttgtggcctaccacttcatggctgagtTATTGTTACTCCTAGACatttacacttcacaataacagcacttacagttgactaaGGCAGCTCTaaaggcagaaatttgacaagctgacttgttggaaaggtggcaacctatgacggtgccacgtctaggccattctactgccaatgtttgtctatggagattgcatggctgtgcacTCAATGTTgtatacctgtcagcaacaggtgtggctgaaatatctgaatccactaatttgaaagggtgtccacatgcttttgtgtTTATAGAGGTTTTGTGGCAGTCTCCCGACCTATAGAGGCTTTGTGGAAGTCTGTCTCGTCATCACTGTACCTCATGCTTTCCTATCTCTGAATCCAGACGTAAAGAGCAGGAACAGTTGGCTGCACTGAAGCAGCACCACCAAGAGGAGATTGATCACCACAAGAAGGAGATTTCGAGGCTGCAGAGCGAGATTGACCGTCACAAGGGGAAAATTAGGAAGCTGAATCATGATGATTGAGACTCACTCTATTGGAATGAAGCCCAGGGATTCTTTATTGCCAACCCCTAGACATCGCCTGCATTGCCTCTCTGggccagctctgtgtgtgtgtgattaattgTTCTGTATATGCTCAAGGTTATTAAAACAATTATTTGAAATGGTTAATGTTATACTTATCCATGGTTATTGCTTTCAGTTATTGTTAATGCTAAGATGATTTGAGATGCCACATTACAGAAGGATGATGACAGTCAGTGGAGCTGGCAGAGGCATCATGACCATAGTGGGCAACAGGGTCCTGTTTTGACATTTACCGATGTTAAATTAATTACTAAACTTCATTTTTAAGCCCATATTTTATAATACTTATAAGCGGCACACTGACTGGACCATGCAAAGAGTAcgcaatatttatttttatttgaaggATGAAATCTCTTGATGCACAATCTCATTTTCAGGAGTGTCGGGGGGGAAAAACTATAGTTAGTAACAATAATAATATAGAAGCTACTGTCTCATCAAATACTGTCTAATAATTTATAAACTACTGCTACTATAAATAAAACTTATACCTATAACATATTCATactgtgcctttggaaagtattcagacccatttgaattcttccacattttatgttacagccttattctaaaacggattttAAAATATCCTCAGCAATATAACAAAATGTATTAAAAGTCAAAAACAgactttatttacataagcattcagaccctttgctattagacttgaaattgagctccggtgtatcctgtttccattgatcatccttgagatgtttctataacttgattggagtccatatgttgtaaattcaattgaatggacatgatttgtaaaggcacccACCGGTctataagttcccacagttgactgtgcagagcaaaaaccaaccaatgaggttgaaggaattgtctgtaaagctcagagacgggattgtgtcgaggcacagatctggggaagtgtaccaaaaacattctgcagcattgaaggtccccaaaaacacaatgacctccatcattcttaaatggaagaagtttggaaccatcaagattTCCTAGAACTGACTGCCTGGCCAatctgagcaatcaggggagaagggccttggtcagggaggtgaccaagtacaTGATGGTCACTcggacaaagctccagagttcatctgtggagatggtagaaccttccagaaggacagccatctctgcagcactccaccaatcaggcctttttggtagtggccagacgaaagctattcctcagtaaaaaggcacatgaccacCCACTTGGTATTTGCCAaacggcacctaaaggactcggaCTATGAGAAAAAATATCaaattatttggcctgaatgccaagcgtcacgtctggaggaaacctggcactatccctatggtaaaggatggtggtggcagcattatgctgtgggtatatttttcagcggcagagactgggagacttgtcaggatctaggcaaagatgaatggagtaatgtacagaaagatccttgatgagaacctgctccagagcgctcaggacctcagactgttaATATTCAGGGCAGGCCATTTGAagagttgttcagcagtcttatggcttggggatagaagctgttaaggagccttttggtcctagacttggtgctccggtaccacttgccatgcggtagcagagagaacagtctatgacttgggtgactggagtcttttatacaattttttgggcctttctctgacaccaccTTGTatattcagttgaagtcggaagtttacatacaccttagccaaatacatttaatcctagtaaaaaatccatgtcttaggtcagttaggatctccactttattttaagaatgtgaaatgtcagaataatgtcagaataatagttaagagaatgatttctttatgcttttatttctttcatcacattcccagttggtcagaagtttacatacactcaattagtatttggtagcattgcctttaaattgtttaacttgggtcaaagcttcccacaataagttggatgaattttgacccattcctcctgacagctggtgtaacggagtcaggtttgtaggcctccttgctcgcacacactttttcagttctgcccacatattttctataggattgagatcagggctttgtgatggccactccaataccttgactttgttgtccttatgccattttgccataactttggaagtatgcttggggtcattgtccatttggaagacccatttgcgatcaagctttaacttcctgcctgatgtcttgagatgttgcttcaatacatccacataattttcctgcttcatggtgctatctattttgtgaagtgcaccagtcccttctgcagcaaagcacccccacaacatgatgctgccatccccgtgcttcatgaTTTGGATGgaattcttcggcttgcaagcctcccccttttccctccaaacataacgatggtcattatggccaaacatttctatttttgtttcatcagaccagaggacatttctccaaaatgtacgatctttgtccccatgtgcagttgcaaaccatagtctggctttttcatggcggttttggagcagtggcttcttccctgctgagtggcctttcaggttatggcgatataggactcgttttactgtgaatatagatacttatgtacctgtttcctccagcatcttcacaaagtcctctGCTGCTGTtttgtgattgatttgcactttttgcaccaaagtacattagtctctatgagacagaacgcatctccttcctgggcggtatgacggctgcgtggtcccatggtgtttatacttgtgtactattctttgcacagatgaatgtggtaccttcatgcgtttggaaatttctcccaaggatgaatcagacttgtggaggtctataatttgtTTACTGAgatattggctgatttcttttgattttctcatgatctCAACTAAAGAGGCACTTAGTTTGAAGCTCGGCCTTGAAAtccatccacaggtgcacctcaaaTTTAAtcaaatgatgttaattagcctaccagaagcttctagaGCCATGACATCtttttctggagttttccaatgtgtgtatctaaacttctgactcactggaattgtgatacagtgaattataagtgaaataatctatctgtaaacaattgttggtaaaattacttgtgtcatgtacaaagtagattggcagcttggccccagtgatgtactaggccgaACGCATGACCCTCTACTGCCTTGTgttcagatgccgagcagttgccaaacTAGGCGGTGAtaaactggtcaggatgctctcgatggtgccgctgtagaaccttttgagggtcTGGGGACCCAAGCCAAATAttgtcagtctcctgagggggaaaaggtgttaacgtgccctcttcacaactgtcttggtgtgtttggaccatggtagtttgttggtgatgtggacaccaaggaacttgaaactcttgaaccactccactacagctccattgatgtgaatgggggcgtgttcggccctccttttcctatagtccacgatcatctcctttgtcttgatcacattgagagagaggttgttgtcctgggaccacactgccaggtctttgaCCACCTCCCTAaaagctgtctcatcgttgtcggtgattgGGTCTACCACTCTTGTcatcagcaaacgtaatgatggtgttggagttgtgcttggccacgcagtatTGGGTGAAGAGAAAGTACAGGAGGacactaagcacgcacccctgaggggccccagtgttgaggatcagtgtggcagacgtgttgttgcctacccttaccacctgggggtggcccatcaggaagtccaggatccagttgcagagggaggtgttaagtcccagggtccttagcttagtgatgagctttgagggcacaatggtgttgaatgctgagctgtagttaatgagtagcattctcacataggttttccttttgtctaggtgggaaatggcagtgtggagtgcgattgagatggTGGCGTCATATGTGTGTTGGGCACAGGGACCAAGGTGgccaaggagaggttgaaaatgtcagtgaagacacttgccagttggtccgcgcatgctttgagtacatgtcctggtagtCCGTCTGGCCCGgtagctttgtgaatgttgacctgtttaaaggtatttTCTTTACTACGgacagcgtgatcacacagttgtctggaAAAGCTGGTGCTCTCaagcatgcttcagtgttgcttatctcgaagcaagcataaaaggaATTTAGCTCGTCttgtaggctcgcgtcactgggcagctcgcggctgggttacCTTTTTAGTCTGTAATAGTTAATAGGTCAGGCTAGGTGGCCTATTAATTCCTTCttgatgaataaataaaaaaGCCGTTTTGATTCTCAAATACTAGCCACCACTgttgacccgtcattcagggttttgagccccacatttttttttgtggggggggggggggcttgcctgttttgcatgttattttggcattaatacgtgtcac is from Oncorhynchus masou masou isolate Uvic2021 chromosome 32, UVic_Omas_1.1, whole genome shotgun sequence and encodes:
- the LOC135526077 gene encoding ATPase inhibitor B, mitochondrial-like, whose amino-acid sequence is MARFLRPDVRSLLTTQLRMTSNQLGELGKGAGKGGGGGGSVREAGGAFGKKQAAEEEMYFRRKEQEQLAALKQHHQEEIDHHKKEISRLQSEIDRHKGKIRKLNHDD